GTGGCCCGGACACCCGGAGGCAACCAGAAGTGGAAGAACAAGGGCAAGCAAACGTTCAAAAGGGCCAAGGACAGGCGGAAATAGGATCAATGTAAAACAAGGAAGAACAGAAAAACGGAGCCAAAGAGAAATGGGCGAGCACGGCTATAGGTTGTGCACTCCAGTGTGATGTGGTGAATTCATGTAACTGAACGTATTGAACTTTTCTCCCCGCACTTAGAGAGATGAGATCAGTGTTTGAGGGGATGATGGTCAAAGCATTGTAGTATCTGAACTTGAGTTTGGCAGGATGCTTTTGCGCAAAAAGAAAAACTGATCTTGTGAATGTTCATCTACTGATCTGCAACAAAAGAGCAGGGGAAGTGTTTAACATTTGCACACATTCTGAATCCTGGTATAGTTCCTTTAACGAGGAACGTTATGTGCATGTTTGGTTGCTTGCATCAAAATTTGGTCCTCTTGTATCTATGGCCCGGcttagggggtgtttggttcagaagtcctaggactttttctagtcccagggactaataaaaaaagactctctagtagagtctttttctagtccctgtagAAAAAGTCTCTCCTGTTTGGTtcctagggactttttagggactttttctagtctctgggactaaaaagtccctgaaccaaacacccccttagCTTGGCTGAGTAGAAATAACCTTTGGGCCATGTTGTGCATTTTGTTACGTTTTGTCCCTTCCCTTGCATTGCACCGTTGATCTATTTTGTGTCTGTTGTGTTGTTTGGACGGCATGTGTGGTTTAAGGATGAACAAATGCAAACCACGTCTGTTTGGTTGTGTGCAATGTGTTGTTCTGCTCACCCCCTTTCAAAAATGGTGATCTTTACATAACACATTAACATCACATAAAACACACAATTAACACAACACATTAGCAATCACACAGATACCTAGAAGGGTGCAGTTTTAAGACAGCAAAATATCATCAGTTTTCAGCAAAAAATTCACAGTTTCCAGCAAAAGGTGTTGATCTTGACAACGAGTATGTCGCCGGCAAGCACGAGGTCCTTCCAGCAGAAGTTGCTCTAGCACTGCTCCATCACCACCTTGTTGCCCAACTGCTGAACCTGCACCCAGCAGTTACACCACTTGCCAGCGGCGAGCGGCACGCCACGAGACAGCCGAATGTAGAATCACCTCCTCAGGACGGGCTGAAAAGCCTTCAGGACAACCAGGAAGGCGAGGTCGTCATCGTTCTTGATCTACACGTAGAACCGGTGTGGCACTGGTTCTATTGTCTTGTGCTCAAGCTTTAGCCTGCGGCCAAGCATGGGCAAAGACATCACCGTCACCACCACTGCAGCCTCCCTCCTCCCCGACATCTCGATCCGCAAATCACGTCCTCCAAGACTTTTGGTGGAGGGCGCCACCACCGATGACATCCCACTCGGTCTTCATCACCTTGTCAGTTAGGCAGACACGGGTCAGTAGCATAGCAAAATGGACACTATCTACCACTACAGTGTACATGAATGAACTGATCATGGCAATGTGCATTGGTATGATCAAATGAACTGATCATAGCAATGCGCGTTTCCTTGATCAATGCACTGGTCGTAGCAATGTGCATTGGCTTGATCAATGCATTGATCATGCACATTATACGCATGGACACATAGCAAGCACATGTACCAATCCTAGCAGCCCTATACTGATCATAGACATGCACATTCTATGCAAGCAATCCTACACTAATCATAATCATGAACCTGTACTATGTTCGTAGCGATCCTATCAATTAGTTGAGTCGGATTCTAGCAATCCTAGTAATCCTAGCAATACTAGCAGTACTAAATTGATCATAGTCCTCACCACTTGGATCAAATCATACCAAATCAAAACAACCACCCCAAAAACCTAATCGGCCCAAAAATCGAATATGAAAAGAGAGATGTGTGTTCTACTTATTGTCTTAACTGCCATTGGAGCCGGTGCCGCCGGAGGTGGAGTAGTCATGGACAACGCGAGCAACCCGAAACAACGACCCAACAAGGGTGGATGTGCCGGAACCCGCAGTCGATGACCCTGCCCCTACCGGTGCCACATTCGACGTAGCGGTGGGAGGAGCATCGGATTGTGCCGGAGCAAGGGAAGAAACCCCTCGTAGGCGGGTCAAAATCCCCACTCCGGGCGCGCGGATGTGCTGGCACCTGCAGCCCCATCCATGCTACCATCGTCCTTGCCGCCGGTGGAGGAGCAACGAAGGTTGATGGGCGCGATAGCCGAGGACCACGGCCTCGGGCAGAAGGGAAAAGGGGACTTCGGAGCCCTCGCCAACTGAACGGGGtccatgcccccccccccctccaaggATTGGGGCGACAAGGTGGTGGAGCggccatcggtgagaccgaaacggcGGTGAGAGACACATGTGAGATTCAAGATGTGATGTCCGTCTCCCGCGCTTCATCGGGCGTGCAGGTGAGGGGCACACGTGACTTGCTAGATCCTGGATCTGAAAAGATGACCGATTCGACAGTTCCCCCTCAGCCAGGCCCAGAAGTGCTTTGCGGTTCTGCGGTCCACGAATCAGGTGCAGCCCAGCCAACCAAGCATGCAAGTTTGCATCGACATGGCTTGGTTGGGACGGATGCAGCCTACCAAACACGTCATATGTCTTTGGTAGCGATGTGGACATCGCATCAAGCCGTCGAGCCAGTGCTGGTGGGGCTAGCTTATCGTGGACGGGGCAAGGGTTGGGGCGGCGCGGTGGTGGAGAGGCCATCAGTGCAACCGAAGCGTATACGCAAAAAAAAAAGTGAAACCGAAGGGACAGTAAATGAGTGAGGTGTGAATGGGGTTTGGGCGGTAATCGCCAAACGTAGTGCATGGCAGCTTCACTGTTTATCCTAGAGATAGTCGCTGGGCCGTGCCCCTGCTTCTTTCCATTGGCATCGGTCGTGCGTGAAATTATGGAAAGGAACTACCATAGAAGTGCGCCGATGCGTACTGCCTTGTCCCCTTGGCCCGGCGCCGTCCGTAGTGGCGGCCGACAGGGTCGGCGTGGCAGCATGTGACTGAACGCCCACCACATTTTTACACTGAATCCTTGTACCGCCAGCCGTGCCTGCCCTGCCCTACCCCCATGACCATGAGCAGCAAATCACCACGCCTGTCTGCCATGCCCATGGGCGACGGCGCATGTTCCAGCACAGTGCCCCGACCATGCGGCCGGTGCGACAAGTCATCCACCACACGATGAATTCCAGGACCAACAGATCAAAACGCATTTCATGATCTACATACATATAACATATATTCCTCGGTAATATATTAGTCCAAGATCACCACCTTCTACTAGCAAAAACCCAGCTTTCCCTTGACTTCCATCCATGATTCAACCTGGAGCTGCTGCTCCATTTTCTCTCCTTGTCACAGCCTTACAGGTAGTACAACAGAGGCGGCAAAATACCGAAATCTAACCATGGGCTAGCTGTCTGTCTAGCCCATGTAGCCGCTGCTGCGGTAGCGCAGCCCGCCCTGCTCGTAGGCCGCCGCGTCGCAGTGGTTCACCGGCTTGATCTCCACGGCGCGGCGCGCGCTGTCCACCTCCTGCACCGCCCCGAAGACGATCTCGTTCGCCGCCTCGCAGCTCGGCTCGTAGAACGTCTGCGGCCCCAGGGAGTATTGCCTGTTGTGCTGCAGGTACTGGTGATGCacctgttgctgctgctgctgctgctgctgctggggCGATTCTCCGTTGTTCCAGCCGTTGTACGGGGCCCGGCCCTGCCGGATGTGGTGGATCTTCTCCGGCTCCTTGGACATGAAAGCGTAGTTCTTGCGAGGGGTCGGCGTCCTCGTGTCCACCACCGGAGGCGTCTCGTCGCGCGGGATGGCGTAGCTTTCTTGCACTGGCCAGGGGCTTGCTCTGCCCTGCTGGTAATGGTGGACGCTTGGGCGCTTCTTCCTGGAAAATGCTGCACCGACGATCTCGGCAACGGATGATTTTGCTCCTCCGATTAGCTTGCCTAGTGAGGTGAAGAACCCCTCTTCGACTTCTTGTTTCTCGGATTCGTCCTCGTTTGGGATTAGCGGGGGTCGAAGGGAAGGCTTTAGCGGCTTCTGAATCTGGTATGGAGGGATGCTTGCGATGCTGGCTTTCATTGGAGTCTGGAGTTCCTGCAAGATAATTTACATTCAAGACAATGCTGTGGTCAAATTTACTGCAACAAGATCCCTGTCAAAACCCAACTACTGCACAAAAAGAAAATGCAAATAAAATGACACCTATTTTCAAATTTAGGAGAAGGATGGCATAAACCTACACAGTTGAGATATTTACAGTGTTATATTTTGAAAACATTTCATACTGGATTACCCTTCCAGAATAAACAAATTGGACATTTATGCAGAAATTTCACATGCCCCACCTAGTTAATCAGAAGCAGCTTCTGATTAAGATTGGGCAATTCTAATAGTGTAAGTGTAGATATTTACAAGCTTCCATTCCGAATTACGTTAACTGGTCTGCTAGGTAGCATTGTGAACTTCCGGATAATACGTTATTTTACCCAGCAATTTCAACTAGAATGCTGTACAGGTGTACTAGCTATCCAACAAACTGGTAACTGTGGGCTATGTGCGGGCATAGTAAGGAAGCTGGCTGGGGCCAATGAATGATGGACATCAGTACCAGGAGTGACAAAAGACTGATGGCAACATATTCATGTGCTGACCTGCTGGGGTACAGCAGGCCCACGGTCCATTGTAGCCATTGCCTTATTTGCTAACTCTGCCAATCTGGCAGGTAAGTTACATGATGTTTTTCCCtcacagaaaaagaaaagaaacagtaAGCACTTACATCTTCTGTTGATACCATCCCTAAAACCCGGCGTTGGAGCAATGCAAGCATGTAGCCGAAGAAAGCAGCAGCAAGAAGCAGTGCTACTCCTGTAAAGATACAGCTTATGAAGTTTAGCTATACGGTACAAATGTTAAAAAGCTAACTCAGGTAGTAAGCATTGACAACAAGTTATTCAGGGCATATAATAATTGCACAATATATGATGAATATATACCTAGAGGAAAACCAGCTTCATACTGGTACACACAGTCATCAAAGTTGAGCTGAATCTCCCGAATAGCTTGATTTCCTCTGTCAATCACCAAAAGGGA
The sequence above is a segment of the Aegilops tauschii subsp. strangulata cultivar AL8/78 chromosome 6, Aet v6.0, whole genome shotgun sequence genome. Coding sequences within it:
- the LOC109736449 gene encoding uncharacterized protein — its product is MGAARGGVSALLVAALLLGAFAPPASAASYPAKVVSGFLSNAASAVLKRLWSLKSTVKTASGAKSMVKYEGGYTVETVFDGSKLGIEPYTVEVTQGGELLVMDSMNSNIYRIALPLSRYSRPKLVAGSPEGIPGHIDGRLREAKMNHPKGFTVDGRGNIYVADAMNMAVRKISDTGVTTIAGGKSSRGGHVDGPSDDAKFSTDFEVRYIASSCSLLVIDRGNQAIREIQLNFDDCVYQYEAGFPLGVALLLAAAFFGYMLALLQRRVLGMVSTEDELQTPMKASIASIPPYQIQKPLKPSLRPPLIPNEDESEKQEVEEGFFTSLGKLIGGAKSSVAEIVGAAFSRKKRPSVHHYQQGRASPWPVQESYAIPRDETPPVVDTRTPTPRKNYAFMSKEPEKIHHIRQGRAPYNGWNNGESPQQQQQQQQQQVHHQYLQHNRQYSLGPQTFYEPSCEAANEIVFGAVQEVDSARRAVEIKPVNHCDAAAYEQGGLRYRSSGYMG